The following coding sequences are from one Streptomyces angustmyceticus window:
- a CDS encoding type VII secretion system-associated protein: MEESTQSAMTAGVPVTGEEMPEPPPEVIEAARQAPDHWLAMVDLTWQGEGAPPLWALIGQWRSDADGEIVEWRDNPEYRPSPQMLDWPEPADAVDGAMQLAATGYGPGEAVSQALACAEVSVLVTATGTPLAAASPEGTPVIPVYTSAGYLESVGRLLYDRRTVAELVEQLPPGHALYLNPTGPVSLLVDTEELRATLAETSGAADGTRDAAAVPVAPRPGTGAGGAEPVGSGRGIGKPARAAKGSTVVGAGMAGSGMARGAS; this comes from the coding sequence ATGGAAGAGAGCACACAGTCGGCGATGACGGCGGGCGTTCCCGTGACGGGCGAGGAGATGCCCGAGCCCCCACCGGAGGTCATCGAGGCGGCACGCCAGGCACCCGACCACTGGCTGGCCATGGTGGATCTGACCTGGCAGGGAGAGGGGGCACCGCCCCTCTGGGCGCTGATCGGGCAATGGCGCTCGGACGCGGACGGCGAGATCGTCGAGTGGCGCGACAATCCGGAGTACCGGCCGTCACCGCAGATGCTGGACTGGCCGGAGCCGGCCGACGCGGTCGACGGAGCGATGCAGCTCGCCGCGACCGGCTACGGACCGGGCGAGGCCGTCTCGCAGGCGCTGGCCTGCGCGGAGGTCTCCGTCCTGGTGACCGCGACCGGTACGCCGCTGGCCGCCGCCTCGCCCGAGGGCACCCCGGTGATCCCCGTGTACACCTCGGCGGGCTACCTCGAATCGGTGGGCCGGCTGCTGTACGACCGGCGGACGGTGGCCGAGCTCGTCGAGCAGCTGCCGCCGGGCCATGCGCTGTACCTCAACCCGACCGGGCCGGTGAGCCTGCTGGTGGACACCGAGGAGCTGCGGGCCACGCTGGCCGAGACGTCCGGCGCGGCGGACGGGACGCGGGATGCCGCGGCCGTGCCGGTGGCGCCGCGCCCGGGTACCGGGGCGGGCGGCGCCGAGCCGGTGGGCAGCGGACGGGGCATCGGCAAG